AGCGCGGCGAGCCCCGCGCCGGCCGGGACCACGAGCCCGTGGGCGACGGCGGTGCCCGGCTCGTCGGTCGAGACCAGCGCGAAGTCGTACCACTGCGGGGTCAGCTCGCGCCGGTCGATGCCGAAGACCTCGGCCGGGATCGAGAGCTCGAAGAGCGGGACCCCAGGGCTGGCCACCAGGACCACGCGGTGACGGCTGTCCGATTCCTTGCTCACCATGGCTAGTCTGCCACTCCCGCGACGCCACGACGCGGCGGCACCGTGGAGCCGTGACCACCCCCAGCTCCGCCCTGACGCCCCGCATCGGCCCGGCCCAGGGCACCGCGCTCTACGTCAGCGCCCTCCTCGGCGCCGGCGTCCTCGTGCTGCCCGGTCAGATCGCCTCGCTGGCGGGCCCGGCCTCGCTGCTCTCCTGGGCCTTCGCCGCGGCCATGGGCGTGCCGCTCGCGGTGGTCTTCGCGGCGCTGGCGCGACGGCAGCCGGACGCCGGCGGCGTGGCCACGTACGTCGGGCTGGCCTTCGGGCGGACGGCCGGCGGCGTGACGGGGTGGTGGTACTTCGTGGCCGGATCGGTCGGGCAGGCGGTCGTGCCGCTCACCGGCGGCTACTACGTGGCCCACGCCCTCGGAGGCGGCCCCGTCGCGGCGTACGCCGTGGCCGCGGCGATCCTCGCCACCGCCACCGTGGCCAATCTGGCCGGCGTGCGGGTCAGCGGCCCGGTCCAGCTCGGCCTGGCCGGGCTGGTCGCGGTCGCCCTCATCGCCGTGGTGGCCGCGGCCGTCCCACAGGCGTCGGTCGACCGGCTCACGCCGTTCGCCCCGCACGGCGTCGCACCGATCGGGGCCGGGGTGGTCGTGCTGTTCTACGCCTTCGCCGGCTGGGAGGCCGTCGCCCACCTGGTCGGCGAGTTCCGCGACCCCGACCGCGACGTCCCGCGGGCCACGGCGATCACGATCCTGGTCGTCACCGCGCTCTACCTCGGTGTCGCCGCGGCCGTCGTCCTCACCGGGACCTACGGCGGGGCGTCGGTCGACCATGTCGCGCTCGGGCTGGTCCTGCAAGGGGTCCTGGGCGGGGCGGCGGCTCCGGTGGCGGCCGCCGTCGCCGTGGTCATCAGCCTGGGCACGACCAACGCCTTCGTGGCCGGCGTGTCCCGGCTCGGCCTCAGCCTGGCCCGCGGCGGCTGGCTGCCGTCGCCCGTGGCGACCATCCGGGGCGGGGTGCCCGTGGGCGGGGTGCTGGCCGTCGCCGGCACCGCCGCGGCCACCCTCGTCGTCTCGGCCGGCGCCGGCTGGGGGACCGAGACGCTGGTCGTCGTCCCGGCCACCCTCGTGGTCGCGGTCTACCTGCTCGCGGCCGCCTCGGGCCTGCGCCTGCTGCGGGGCTGGGGCCGGTTCTGCGCGGCGCTGACCGTCCTGCTCACCGCGGCGGTGGTGCCGTCGGCCGCCGGCCACGTGGCGGTGCCGCTCGTCGTCAGCGCACTGGCCCTGCTCTCGCGCCGGGCGCTCAGCGCGCCCGCCGCAGCGCCACGACCTTGCCGCCCGGGGTGAAGCGCACCTTGATGCGCACGTTCTTCTTCCCCTCCGTCGCGCAGAAGCCGTACGTCGAGCCCAGCCGCGTGTAGGGCTGGCCGACGGCCGCCATCACCGCGCGCGTGGACATGCCCGGCTCGATGAGCTTGCCGACCTTGCGCACGCTCTTGCGCAGCTCGGGGTTGCGGCAGGAGTCGGGGGCGATGCCCTCGGCGCGCTCCCACATCTGCAGGTAGGCCTCCGGGCCGCGCTCGATGTCCTCGAGCAGGGCGTCGCCGTCGGCGCCGGCGACCTTGGTGAGGTCCTGGATCCAGTCGGGGTAGAGGCCGTACTGCGCGACGCCGTCGACGTTGATGTCCCAGGTCCGCTGGCCAGCGGTCTGCTTGTTCACGGTGACGCCGTTGAGCCCCTTGAAGGGGTAGGTGACCGGGTTGGCCACGGCGGCGCCGCGGGGGTCGCCCTGCGCGCCGAGGCCGTTCATGTCGGCGCCGTACCCGATGCCCCAGTAGTAGCGCGGATCGGCCCAGCCGACGTGGCGGCGCCACTTGTCGACGAAGCCGGTCGAGTCGCCGGCGTACGGCGTGATGAAGCCGCCCTCGCCGTAGATGCGCGGGTAGGCGTCCGGCGTCGCCCACGAGTGGGAGGAGACGACGCCGGGGTAGCCGATCCGGTCGATGTAGTCGAGGGCCGTGCTGCGGGCCTTGACGCTCATGTGGTCGGGGTCGAAGACCATGTGCCGGTCGGCCAGGCCCTGGATGGTGTGCTCGCCGAGCGTGGTGAGACCGCGGGCGTTGCAGTGGTTGGGCGCGGGGTAGAGCGGCGGCACCGCGATGGTGGGCAGCCCCAGCTGCGCGACCGCGCCGAACAGTGCGTCCTGCTGCTCGGGGTCGATGGCCGGGTTGCCGGTCTGGTTGCGGTCGTGGCTCTCGCCGTCGGCCGGGTCGCAGTGCCGCATGTCCCAGAACGAGCCGGTCTCGAGGAGGTTCGCGGCGTTGACCAGCGGGCCGACCGCGCCCTCGTCACCGGCGACGCCGGACAGCGCGTTGTCGAACTTGTTGACCAGCTCCATCTGCCGCACGCCCATCGCGTGCACCTCGTCGAGCTGGCGGTCGATGTCGGCCGCATCGCAGGTCGGCGTCCCGAGCTTCACCGAGCAGCCGAACGGCACGCTGGTCTCGATGCCCATGATCACCGCCATCTTCCCGGCGTTGATGACCTTGCGCGCCTGGAACGGGTTGGT
This genomic window from Nocardioides anomalus contains:
- a CDS encoding amino acid permease, which encodes MTTPSSALTPRIGPAQGTALYVSALLGAGVLVLPGQIASLAGPASLLSWAFAAAMGVPLAVVFAALARRQPDAGGVATYVGLAFGRTAGGVTGWWYFVAGSVGQAVVPLTGGYYVAHALGGGPVAAYAVAAAILATATVANLAGVRVSGPVQLGLAGLVAVALIAVVAAAVPQASVDRLTPFAPHGVAPIGAGVVVLFYAFAGWEAVAHLVGEFRDPDRDVPRATAITILVVTALYLGVAAAVVLTGTYGGASVDHVALGLVLQGVLGGAAAPVAAAVAVVISLGTTNAFVAGVSRLGLSLARGGWLPSPVATIRGGVPVGGVLAVAGTAAATLVVSAGAGWGTETLVVVPATLVVAVYLLAAASGLRLLRGWGRFCAALTVLLTAAVVPSAAGHVAVPLVVSALALLSRRALSAPAAAPRPCRPG
- a CDS encoding amidohydrolase family protein, which encodes MHDTRGEAGQARHRLVWAVVLAGALIAGALALPSYAGQGGGRTGSMQSIQNQQKQQALGKVMKNQISRGLALGEEGDDPATVLTKLSGTAAVALQREMKDPELRKVPVMQKRLRTPQDRYAMANGCYRVAGQPVFFKPTDLGQYLLYTAGARFLVPDGTADKPSDATVWTAQQVGRKKPRFTFTNASGRLTLGGTSTFRLQRTTGCTAYPEAGVDISGRPAAGVTKYQEVRGYVDAHTHGMAFEFLGGDAHCGKPWDRFGAPYALVDCVDHTLTGGFGGVLEDALSGKAHHDPVGWPTFKDWPAPESLTHEGTYWKWLERSWRGGQRIFVNLLVENNQLCNLYPIKRNSCDDMTSIRLQAQDMYKLQDYIDAQFGGPGKGFYRIVTNPFQARKVINAGKMAVIMGIETSVPFGCSVKLGTPTCDAADIDRQLDEVHAMGVRQMELVNKFDNALSGVAGDEGAVGPLVNAANLLETGSFWDMRHCDPADGESHDRNQTGNPAIDPEQQDALFGAVAQLGLPTIAVPPLYPAPNHCNARGLTTLGEHTIQGLADRHMVFDPDHMSVKARSTALDYIDRIGYPGVVSSHSWATPDAYPRIYGEGGFITPYAGDSTGFVDKWRRHVGWADPRYYWGIGYGADMNGLGAQGDPRGAAVANPVTYPFKGLNGVTVNKQTAGQRTWDINVDGVAQYGLYPDWIQDLTKVAGADGDALLEDIERGPEAYLQMWERAEGIAPDSCRNPELRKSVRKVGKLIEPGMSTRAVMAAVGQPYTRLGSTYGFCATEGKKNVRIKVRFTPGGKVVALRRAR